Sequence from the Deltaproteobacteria bacterium genome:
TGATGACCCGCTTTAACGGAATGTAACGAAAGCGTTTCTTCTGTAATCTCCGTAATTTGCGTGAAAAGAATTTTCCCCTCCAGAAACGCTTGAACGGCTATTTCATTGGCGGCGCTCAAAACGGCCGGCATCGTCCCGCCTTGTCTCCCGGCTTGATAGGCCAGTTGCATGCTGGGAAACTTGTCAAAATCAGGCGCCAAGAATTCCCAGTTTCTCATGGCCGGCAGGTCCAGGCTGGCCCCGAGTGAGGCTGACCTTTCCGGAAAGGACAGGGCGTAAGAGATTGGCGCCTTCATATCCGGTGTGCCAAGTTGCGCCAGAATACAGCCGTCAACATATTCCACCAGAGAGTGGACGATACTCTGCGGGTGGATGTAAATATGAATATTATCAAAATCAATATCAAAGAGCCATCTGGCCTCAATGACCTCCAGGCCTTTGTTCATCATGGTTGCCGAATCCACGCTGATTTTTTTGCCCATCCGCCAGTTGGGATGATTCAAGGCTTGTGCCGGCGTCACTTTCACCAGTTTCTCCGTCGGCAGACGTAAGAATGGCCCGCCCGAGGCAGTCAGGATGATCCGCTTCACGTCCTGCCGACGATGTCCTAACAGGCACTGGAAGATCGCGCTATGTTCACTGTCAACCGGCAATATCTTGCTGCCGGTGGCCTGCGCCTTCGCCATGACAAGATCACCCGCCATGACCATAACTTCTTTATTGGCCAGGGCAATTTCCTTGCCGGCGGCAATGGCCTCCCACGTGGGAAGCAGCCCGGCCGCGCCTGCCAAAGCGGAAACAACCATATCAACGCTTTGAGCTGCTGCGACATCTCGATATCCCTCGGGGCCGCAAAGGATCTCCGGCCGAGGAGAAGAGGGGAGCAATTTCTGCAAGCGGGCAGCCACAGTCTCATCCTTAACGGCAACCATTGGGGGCTCAAATTCGATTATCTGCTCCCGTAAGAGCTCCGCATTTTCACCTGCCGCCAGCGCCACAATCTTGTAGCGCTGCGGATTTCCCCGCACCACACGCAAGGTATTAACGCCGATTGAACCTGTGGAACCTAAGATAGTCAAATATTTCATGTTATTATAAAATGCTGATAGTAAAATACAAAAGGAGCAATGAAGCTGAGGCTGTCGAGACGATCCAAGATACCGCCATGACCGGGGAAAATAAAACCGGCGTCCTTAACCCCGGCCGATCTTTTCAGGGCCGACTCAAATAGATCTCCTAACTGCCCCAGAATACCGCCGCCAGCGCCCATAATCAGAGCATGGATGAGGGGTAATTCCGTGAAGATGAGCTGTTGAAAAATAACGCCGCCCAGCAGGCTGCCGCACATCAGCCCAATGGTTCCTGCTACGGTTTTGCCGGGACTCAAAGCGGGGAATAATTTCCTTTTTCCCAGCGTTTTGCCGGTATAATATCCAAATACATCGCCGCAAAAAGCCAGGACGAGAGTAAGAAATATCCAGCTTACACCCTGCGGCAAGTGGCGCAGCAGAATGAAAGAAGACATCAGCAAGGGCATGTACATGAACCCCAGGACGACTTTCCCCACCCTTGACATGTCAATCGCCTGATCTGTAATTTGAGAAAGAAAGGCCATAAAACAAAGCAGCAAACAAAATGTCAAGACGGAAGTAATCATGGCATTGCCTGATATATATGTGGAAATGGCAATCACTGCGGCAAAAAAGAATACCTCACCCTTCTCCCGGACAAATCCATCCTTGCCAAAGGCTAAACTGTTATATTCCCATACGGCCATTTGAATGGCCGCAAATATTAACAGGGAAAATAATTGTTCAGAGCTGTAATATATGAATATTATTAGTAACGGCGCAGCAACGACACCCGTGATCAATCTCTGCAAGTGGTGGCTCTGCAAGTGGTGGTTCATGTCAAGTCAACCTGTTGCAGTTGGTCGCTTGTCAAGCCATACCTTCTTTCCCTTTTCTGAAAGCTGATAATGGCCTCCAGTAGATCATGGCGACTAAAATCAGGCCACAAAACGTCCGTGAAATAGAATTCCGTATAGGCCATTTGCCATAACAGGAAATTGCTCAAACGGTATTCCCCGCTGGTTCTGATCAGCAAATCCGGGTCAGGAAGGTCTGCGGTATAGAGATAAGAAGCGAACAGTTTTTTTGTTACCTCATCATCCGTTAGCTTGCCGAGCCGGATGTCCTTAATGAGGCCATTGACAGCCTTGATGATCTCATCCCGACCGCCATAACTCAAGGCCAGGTTAAGCACCATACCCTGATTGCCGGCCGTCAGGTCCATTACTTCCCGCAAGGTTCGCCTGATACGACCTTGCAGCGCTTCCGTGTTGCCGATACTGGTCAAACGGATGCCGTGCTCAAGCATCTCCTTAAGCTCGGAGCGAAGATAGTTCTCCAGGAGCCCCATCAGCGCATCCACTTCCTGCGTCGGGCGGATCCAGTTTTCGACGGAGAAGGCGTACAGCGTGAGATACTTGATCCCGATCTCCCGGCATATCTCTACCGTGGCACGCACTGCCTCGGCGCCCTTCTGATGCCCTGCGATACGGCCGAGGGCATGAGACTGAGCCCACCGCCCGTTACCATCCATGATGATAGCAATGTGCCGGGGAAGTTTTTTAAGATCAATTTCGTTCATATTATCGGGGTCGGGAATAAGGATGGTTTATATCTCCATGATCTCTTTTTCCTTCGCCCCCAGAACGGCATCGGTTTTTTCGATAGCTTTGTCGGTCAGTTTCTGTACCTTTTCCTGGTATTGAAACATAACGTCCTCAGAGATTTCATTGGCTTTTTTCATGTTCTTGAATTTTTCATTGGCATCACGACGGGCATTGCGCTGCTTTATTTTGCATTCCTCCGCCATTCTCTTGACTATCTTTACGAGTTCCTTCCGACGCTCTTCCGTCAACGGGGGGATGGCGATACGCACTGTCTTGCCATCATTGGACGGCATCAATCCCAAGTCTGATTTTTGAATAGCCTTTTCAATGGCGCTTATAATACTGCTGTCCCAGGGAGAAATAACTATCAGCCGGCTCTCCGGCACGGAAAGGGTGGCGGCCTGGTTGAGCGGCGTGGGCACTCCGTAATAATCAATCTTGATGCCATCGAGCAGCGCCAGCGATGCCCGGCCCGTCCTGACCTTGCTCAATGATTTATCCAGGGCATGCAAGGCGCCCTCCATCTCCTCATTCAGTTCTTCAATTACCAAATCACTCATAGCTCACACCTTTGGCAAACAAAGTTATAAAAGTCAATTACCCACGGTGGTTCCAACTGCATGACCACAAATTACTTTTTTTATATTGCCTTCCTCCTGCAGATTGAAAACCACGATGCGCAGTTGATTATCGCGACACAGCGAGATGGCGGTAGCATCCATAACTTTCAGGTCTCTGGTCAGGACATCCGTGTAACTTATGCGGTCAAATTTCTTCGCATCCTTATTCAGCACCGGATCTTTATCGTAAACACCGTCAACCTTGGTGGCCTTCATTATGACATCCGCCTTGATCTCCATCGCCCGGAGAGATGCAGCCGTGTCCGTGGTAAAAAAAGGATTGCCGGTGCCCGCGGCAAATATTACTACCCTGCCCTTCTCCAGGTGACGGATGGCCCTCCTGTGAATATACGGCTCCGCTACTTCTTTCATCTCTATTGCCGATTGCACACGGGTATAAACGTCCATCCTTTCCAGGACGCTTTGCAGAGCCAGGCTATTGATAACCGTGGCCAGCATCCCCATATAGTCGGCCGAAGCCCTTTCCATACCCAGGGCGTGGGCCTCGGCGCCGCGGAAGATATTGCCGCCGCCCACGACGATGCCCAGCTCTACGCCCATCCGGACCACTTCCTTGATTTCCCCGGCAATCTTATTGACCGTTTCATAGTCAATGCCAAAAGAGCGCTTGCCCGTCAGGGCTTCACCGCTTAATTTTAAAAGCACTCTTTTATATACCGGTTGATCCATATGTTATTTTAATTCCTCACCTAACTGAAAGCGGGCAAATCTTCGGACAATGATATTTTCTCCCGTTTTGGCCATCATATCCTTTACCAGCGTTCCGATCGTAATGTCCTGGTTTTTAACGAACTTCTGCTCGAGAAAGCAGACATCCTCATAATACTTTTTCAATTTGCCCTCCATGATCTTCTCCCAGATCTTTTCGGGCTTTCCTTCTTGCGATGCCTGGCTGCGATAGATTTCTTTTTCCCTTTCCAGGGCCTCGGCGGGAATATCTTCCGATCTCAGATAAAGCGGATTAGCCGCCGCGACATGCATGGCCAGATCTTTCGCCAAAGTCTGGAAATCAGCGGTCTTGGCGACGAAGTCCGTTTCGCAATTCACTTCCACCATCACGCCGATTCTGCCGCCCATATGAATATAGGAAGCAACCATGCCTTCCTTGGCGGCCTTGGAAGACCTCTTGGTCGCTGCGGCCATGCCTTTTTTCCGCAAATTATCAATCGCATGATCAAAATCGCCACCGGCTGCCGTCAGGGCTTCCTTGCAATCCATCATCCCGGCGCCCGTTTTATCTCTTAACTGTTTTACCATTGCAGATGTAATATCCAATTTATTCAACCTCCTTTATTCTATTTCAATACGATTAAGGCTTCAGGAACTTGCCTGATTATCTGAAAACGCATCTTTTGTTTCGACACTCTCCGGGACATCTGCCTCAGCATACTCCGGCGCGGAAATATCAATTGGGGGCAATACGATAGCTGTTTCCTTGTTACTTTCCGCCTGTAACCGTTCTTCAAACAGCTTCCGGCCTTCGATGACGGCATCGGCAAACTTGGAGGCAAACAATTTGATGGCTCTGATGGCGTCATCGTTCCCCGGGATGATATAATCTATCTCATCGGGATCGCAGTTGGAATCAACAATGCCCACAATGGGGATCTTCAATTTCCGCGATTCCTTCACGCCGATCGTTTCCCGCTTGGGATCAACAACGAACAGCCCGCCCGGAAAGCCGCGCATGCGCCGGATGCCGCCCAGAACATTGTCCAATTTGTCCCGTTCCTTCTGCAGTTTTAAAATTTCCTTCTTGGGAAAAGCCTTGATGCTGTCATCAGCAAACAGCTTATCCAAGTAATTCAACCTGTCTATGCTTTTTTTGATGGTCGCAAAATTGGTCAGCATCCCGCCCAGCCATCTCTGGTTGACATAGGGCATGCCGCAGCGGGTCGCCTCTTCGCGGATAGACTCCTGCGCCTGCTTTTTTGTACCGATAAAGAGCAGCTCGCCGCCTTCCGCCACCATGTTGACGACGAAATTATAGGCCGTCTGAAACAGCCCCACCGTCTGCTGAAGATCAATAATGTAGATGTTGTTTCTCGCCCCGAAAATATAGGGCTTCATCTTGGGATTCCACTTATTGGTCTGGTGACCAAAGTGAACGCCCGCCTCCAGCAGCAACTTCATTGAAATACTCGCCATAAATAACTCCTTTTCAATTGTGTTTTTTCCGCCACCCCTTTCATCTTGACGGTCAGCTTACCAAAGCAACACGCCGCCAATCCCAGGGTGTGTGAATTACCGTGCGTCTAACACAGATGACGCAAATTATCAAGCAGAATACTAATAATTCATCTTGTTGACCAGAGCTTGGCTAATCGCGTCGCTCAGCTCAAAAGATGTACAGGAATCTGGGGAATTAACTTGCATACACGTAAATATTTTATTATAAGTCTCTGCATATGAAAAACTTAAAAAAGTATCTCACGGCAATTGTATTGTCGGTAATGTTTCTGCTGGGTGCGGGCTGGTGGTTTTTTGCCACTTGGGGAGAAACAGAA
This genomic interval carries:
- a CDS encoding 1-deoxy-D-xylulose-5-phosphate reductoisomerase encodes the protein MKYLTILGSTGSIGVNTLRVVRGNPQRYKIVALAAGENAELLREQIIEFEPPMVAVKDETVAARLQKLLPSSPRPEILCGPEGYRDVAAAQSVDMVVSALAGAAGLLPTWEAIAAGKEIALANKEVMVMAGDLVMAKAQATGSKILPVDSEHSAIFQCLLGHRRQDVKRIILTASGGPFLRLPTEKLVKVTPAQALNHPNWRMGKKISVDSATMMNKGLEVIEARWLFDIDFDNIHIYIHPQSIVHSLVEYVDGCILAQLGTPDMKAPISYALSFPERSASLGASLDLPAMRNWEFLAPDFDKFPSMQLAYQAGRQGGTMPAVLSAANEIAVQAFLEGKILFTQITEITEETLSLHSVKAGHHTIADILTADHWARETCHEIINMQG
- a CDS encoding phosphatidate cytidylyltransferase, with product MNHHLQSHHLQRLITGVVAAPLLIIFIYYSSEQLFSLLIFAAIQMAVWEYNSLAFGKDGFVREKGEVFFFAAVIAISTYISGNAMITSVLTFCLLLCFMAFLSQITDQAIDMSRVGKVVLGFMYMPLLMSSFILLRHLPQGVSWIFLTLVLAFCGDVFGYYTGKTLGKRKLFPALSPGKTVAGTIGLMCGSLLGGVIFQQLIFTELPLIHALIMGAGGGILGQLGDLFESALKRSAGVKDAGFIFPGHGGILDRLDSLSFIAPFVFYYQHFIIT
- a CDS encoding isoprenyl transferase: MNEIDLKKLPRHIAIIMDGNGRWAQSHALGRIAGHQKGAEAVRATVEICREIGIKYLTLYAFSVENWIRPTQEVDALMGLLENYLRSELKEMLEHGIRLTSIGNTEALQGRIRRTLREVMDLTAGNQGMVLNLALSYGGRDEIIKAVNGLIKDIRLGKLTDDEVTKKLFASYLYTADLPDPDLLIRTSGEYRLSNFLLWQMAYTEFYFTDVLWPDFSRHDLLEAIISFQKRERRYGLTSDQLQQVDLT
- the frr gene encoding ribosome recycling factor, with product MSDLVIEELNEEMEGALHALDKSLSKVRTGRASLALLDGIKIDYYGVPTPLNQAATLSVPESRLIVISPWDSSIISAIEKAIQKSDLGLMPSNDGKTVRIAIPPLTEERRKELVKIVKRMAEECKIKQRNARRDANEKFKNMKKANEISEDVMFQYQEKVQKLTDKAIEKTDAVLGAKEKEIMEI
- the pyrH gene encoding UMP kinase — encoded protein: MDQPVYKRVLLKLSGEALTGKRSFGIDYETVNKIAGEIKEVVRMGVELGIVVGGGNIFRGAEAHALGMERASADYMGMLATVINSLALQSVLERMDVYTRVQSAIEMKEVAEPYIHRRAIRHLEKGRVVIFAAGTGNPFFTTDTAASLRAMEIKADVIMKATKVDGVYDKDPVLNKDAKKFDRISYTDVLTRDLKVMDATAISLCRDNQLRIVVFNLQEEGNIKKVICGHAVGTTVGN
- the tsf gene encoding translation elongation factor Ts; the encoded protein is MDITSAMVKQLRDKTGAGMMDCKEALTAAGGDFDHAIDNLRKKGMAAATKRSSKAAKEGMVASYIHMGGRIGVMVEVNCETDFVAKTADFQTLAKDLAMHVAAANPLYLRSEDIPAEALEREKEIYRSQASQEGKPEKIWEKIMEGKLKKYYEDVCFLEQKFVKNQDITIGTLVKDMMAKTGENIIVRRFARFQLGEELK
- the rpsB gene encoding 30S ribosomal protein S2 gives rise to the protein MASISMKLLLEAGVHFGHQTNKWNPKMKPYIFGARNNIYIIDLQQTVGLFQTAYNFVVNMVAEGGELLFIGTKKQAQESIREEATRCGMPYVNQRWLGGMLTNFATIKKSIDRLNYLDKLFADDSIKAFPKKEILKLQKERDKLDNVLGGIRRMRGFPGGLFVVDPKRETIGVKESRKLKIPIVGIVDSNCDPDEIDYIIPGNDDAIRAIKLFASKFADAVIEGRKLFEERLQAESNKETAIVLPPIDISAPEYAEADVPESVETKDAFSDNQASS